The genomic DNA CGCAATAGGAATCGTCGCCGCGTTCTTTTGCTCACACTGGTGATGTCCAGTGTGGCGGTGATGGTTTTGGGTATCACAGTTTTTGTTTTGTTTATGTCGGTCAATGAACAAAATAAGCGCATGATGATGAGCTATGCCGAGCATCAAGCCAGCATGCTGCAGTCAGTCATGGAGCTGGTGCCTGAAAAAACACAACAAACAACTGCGCCTCCAGATTTGGTGTTAGAGCATATTCGTCAAACATTGGCGCGTAATCCTGTAATTACAGACAGTGGTGAAATGCTGTTTGCATACCGAGATGACAACGAAATACATTTTGTCTCGCCATATCGTTTTACTACAGATGCCCCCTTGGTTATGCGCGAAGATGATTCACGCACTCAGGCTATGCGTTTGGCCTTGGATGGTCACTCCGGTGTTATGTATGTGAAGGATTATAGAAATGTATATGTTTTGGCGGCCTTTGTGCCGGTTGAGAACATGAACTTGGGTGTGGTAGTGAAGATTGATGCGGCTGAAGTGAGAAAGCCATTTATTTATATTGCTCTTTATGCTGCACTTGGTACATTTTTTATCATCGTTATCGGTATTTTGTTGTTGCAAAAAATTACTAAGCCATTGATCGATACTCTTGAAGAAAATGAATCAAAGTATCGCACGCTATTTGATAACGCCAATGAAGGCGTAATGGTGATTAGTGATCATATCGAAGAGTGTAATGATCAGGTTTTACAATTGCTTGGCTATGACAAAGAAGAAATCGTTGGCAAAAAAATTGTAGATTTCTCACCAGAGCGCCAGCCGTACGATGAAGGCTCTGTTCGCGCAACAACCAATCGGTTTGATTTGGCTAAGCAAGGAAAGCCACAGTATTTTGTTTGGCGCAGCTGTAGAAAAGATGGCGCTGAAATTGATTTGGATGTCATGTTGAAGGCTGTGCATATAGGTAATCGCGATGTGATTTTAGCTACGCTGCTAGATATCACCGATCGCCGTCGTGCAGAAATTGAATTGCGTGCGAAAGAAAAAGAAGTGGCGGATGCGCGAGAGCATTTGGCACACATGGCGCGCCTTTCCACGATGGGTGAAATGGCTGCGGGTATCGCACACGAAATCAATCAACCATTGGCAGCAATTTCTGCGTACGCGCAAGGCTCATCGCGCATGATTGATAGTGGTGTGGCGACAATCACAGATTTGAAAGAGCCACTGGATAAAATTGCTACGCAAGCCGTGCGTGCGGGTGAAGTGATTCGTCGTTTGCGCAGCTTTATTAAAAAAAGTGCGTCGGAGTTAGAGTCAATCAATGTGAATGATCTGGTGTCTGAGGCTGTGCAATTGGCTGAAGTGGACGCGCGGAAGCACGGCATTCCCATACAGCTACATCTCG from Pseudomonadales bacterium includes the following:
- a CDS encoding ATP-binding protein, with product MRTRNRNRRRVLLLTLVMSSVAVMVLGITVFVLFMSVNEQNKRMMMSYAEHQASMLQSVMELVPEKTQQTTAPPDLVLEHIRQTLARNPVITDSGEMLFAYRDDNEIHFVSPYRFTTDAPLVMREDDSRTQAMRLALDGHSGVMYVKDYRNVYVLAAFVPVENMNLGVVVKIDAAEVRKPFIYIALYAALGTFFIIVIGILLLQKITKPLIDTLEENESKYRTLFDNANEGVMVISDHIEECNDQVLQLLGYDKEEIVGKKIVDFSPERQPYDEGSVRATTNRFDLAKQGKPQYFVWRSCRKDGAEIDLDVMLKAVHIGNRDVILATLLDITDRRRAEIELRAKEKEVADAREHLAHMARLSTMGEMAAGIAHEINQPLAAISAYAQGSSRMIDSGVATITDLKEPLDKIATQAVRAGEVIRRLRSFIKKSASELESINVNDLVSEAVQLAEVDARKHGIPIQLHLASQMPSVRVDAVQIQQVILNLIRNALEAMESTPREQARVDVYTRREGDGQVSIAVVDTGSGLSEEALQHVFDPFFSTKAFGMGMGLSISESIVVAHGGHLSANNNGVSAGATFTVLLTAQS